One genomic segment of Drosophila melanogaster chromosome 3L includes these proteins:
- the CG7546 gene encoding uncharacterized protein, isoform C, which produces MLINLKVKTLDARIHEFSIDNELTIRQFKDQIAEKTNIAAENQRIIYQGRVLVDDKQVKEYDVDGKVLHVAERPPFSQRGANARNNDEPMRTFRNVARPPPPGMRTSPYFRALDGMLVGTMAIPVNNGPVAGTRPPPNRYPNSSSFCINRITVALHMIDCADNIAAYLENPAVGLNNQSLDILQRGRWSMESTVVEVGVSSTDLPRNNNIIDMVQDAVTAALSHTGARNYTVVQLPTVYTNENGETSQQRTAEAITSEGAASGAASNASGETTAATVIIEDVIETDDEVADGASDRSVTPTPEPEAEGAVGGQQVTAAETPTSSVGSANDAAAEGGNNSGPRRRTRPQVLAQVIQHYRGVQARLAPFVDRYYEILQNDPTFEESDTDGRENAQRIFDRVSEAFHYLSHAQHAISDLMLDLSQPGPRVLTCRPILVEQSGYIRSNNIFTPNFLAPPSGIINEPFRNRAPGSASAAGTQTATTAGTQTPTSAGTPTAVAPSQAANLQAATDASRSAAAMAEIASRAAGAAAEMAAGAASAAAGAANAAAAAARDLSSDQVEDPIDEPMVGPNAAGAETLAQEQQRLEMDHDHDQAQSETPERETRPVPRLRVYVPVTLPPPNPQLEMARIIQAMVNGQRPNDIHVEFNAPNVMSINLPVHVMTTVRQAPAAGSNETADQSASESSSPESAPASGNGESPNAASTSSGTRSGDQRANTLPTTATQTRSTSRPQIQIGGNNNWGGRIAPTHTAFDRFLPCNSHHIREPEQLLQNNSTSRSTSTAPAGGATVVPPTSAAVTRPASVGSAVAAVGDTAASPSGEAAPIASTTPAAPLQTVLPTSTPTPRGDSNNLRSQLRTFLNDSLFVGVPINEQTIPGAIGRALDWFGESLVYLPQYERPEYNSRDSVCNILRVSLRLIIELCNGAPAGVDSAQFEQSLKQICDQFRKRLYSVLFLCLGSANAELYWRQLMRLLCAPMRSNFRNEALQFLCIYIDPTIPAQTDTVDAQQFLVLRSIQAAPPTAADEQQLQEQTLDTDVEMSEVTASGSNSSPADELPAVIVGSEPWHMSFPNDWLPVITRDLQTQAEQSNRPQPPFSDAYISGMSAKRRKIIQSEKPTASVECLIANGVQRAIQSVGLGGSNGGSALNASISMDTVIGSIAHDSTIQAAYTDAVRNSLKERTERDVDFKTSKYPQIAKFTEQK; this is translated from the exons ATGCTCATAAACCTTAAGGTGAAGACCTTAGATGCGCGCATCCACGAATTCAGCATCGACAATGAG CTCACCATCCGCCAGTTCAAGGACCAAATAGCCGAGAAGACTAACATTGCGGCGGAAAACCAGCGTATCATCTACCAGGGTCGCGTTCTGGTCGATGATAAGCAGGTGAAGGAATATG ATGTGGATGGCAAGGTGCTCCATGTGGCCGAACGACCACCATTCTCGCAGCGCGGAGCCAATGCCCGCAACAATGATGAACCCATGCGAACCTTCCGCAATGTGGCACGTCCGCCGCCGCCCGGAATGCGTACTTCTCCGTACTTCCGCGCCCTCGATGGAATGCTGGTGGGCACCATGGCCATACCGGTGAACAATGGTCCAGTAGCTGGG ACACGTCCTCCACCGAATCGTTATCCCAACTCGTCGTCCTTCTGCATTAACCGCATCACGGTCGCCCTGCACATGATCGATTGCGCTGACAATATAGCAGCTTATCTGGAAAATCCTGCCGTTGGCCTGAACAATCAATCACTGGACATTCTGCAGCGCGGTCGCTGGTCGATGGAGTCCACAGTCGTGGAAGTAGGTGTCTCCTCGACTGATCTGCCACGCAACAATAACATCATCGATATGGTCCAAGATGCCGTGACCGCTGCTCTTTCGCATACAGGAGCACGCAACTATACGGTGGTTCAGCTGCCCACGGTTTATACCAATGAGAATGGCGAGACGAGCCAGCAGAGAACAGCCGAAGCTATAACAAGTGAGGGAGCAGCCAGTGGAGCTGCAAGTAATGCTAGTGGTGAAACCACAGCTGCTACTGTGATTATCGAGGATGTTATCGAAACGGACGACGAAGTGGCCGATGGAGCATCAGATCGTTCGGTCACGCCAACACCAGAGCCGGAGGCGGAAGGAGCAGTTGGTGGCCAGCAAGTCACTGCAGCAGAGACTCCCACATCCTCGGTTGGATCAGCAAATGACGCGGCTGCCGAAGGCGGCAACAACTCAGGACCCAGGCGACGCACTCGTCCTCAGGTGTTGGCCCAAGTTATTCAGCACTATCGTGGCGTACAGGCTCGCTTGGCGCCTTTTGTTGATCGGTACTATGAGATTCTCCAGAATGATCCCACTTTTGAGGAGAGT GACACCGATGGTCGCGAGAACGCACAGCGCATCTTCGATCGCGTCTCGGAGGCTTTCCACTACCTTTCGCACGCCCAGCACGCTATATCCGATTTAATGCTTGACCTGTCGCAGCCAGGGCCACGTGTGCTCACCTGCCGACCCATTCTCGTTGAGCAGAGCGGTTACATACGCTCCAATAACATCTTCACGCCCAACTTTTTGGCACCGCCCTCGGGTATTATCAACGAGCCTTTCCGCAATAGAGCACCTGGTTCTGCCTCTGCAGCTGGCACTCAAACGGCCACCACAGCGGGCACTCAAACGCCCACCAGCGCGGGCACTCCAACTGCTGTGGCACCTTCGCAGGCTGCCAATTTGCAGGCGGCCACCGATGCCAGTCGCAGTGCAGCGGCCATGGCGGAGATCGCCAGTCGAGCTGCTGGAGCCGCTGCGGAAATGGCTGCCGGAGCTGCCAGTGCGGCTGCTGGAGCTGCGAATGcggctgccgccgccgctcgCGATTTATCCAGTGATCAAGTAGAGGATCCCATCGACGAGCCTATGGTGGGGCCAAATGCTGCAGGTGCTGAAACACTAGCACAAGAGCAACAGCGTCTCGAAATGG ATCACGACCACGATCAAGCTCAAAGTGAAACTCCCGAACGAGAAACCCGACCAGTGCCTAGGCTGCGTGTCTATGTGCCAGTGACTTTGCCACCGCCCA ATCCCCAATTGGAAATGGCCCGAATTATTCAGGCAATGGTCAATGGTCAACGACCGAACGATATCCATGTGGAATTCAATGCCCCCAACGTCATGTCGATTAACTTGCCCGTGCATGTGATGACGACCGTGCGACAGGCTCCGGCAGCTGGATCGAACGAAACAGCAGATCAGTCTGCGTCCGAATCCTCCTCCCCTGAAAGTGCGCCTGCGTCGGGCAATGGAGAGTCTCCAAATGCAGCTTCAACATCAAGTGGAACACGCAGTGGCGATCAGAGGGCCAATACCTTGCCCACCACGGCCACCCAAACGCGCTCGACATCAAGACCACAGATTCAGATTGGCGGAAACAACAACTGGGGCGGACGCATTGCTCCGACACACACGGCATTCGACCGCTTTCTGCCTTGCAATAGTCATCACATTCGGGAACCAGAGCAGCTGCTCCAAAACAACAGTACCAGTCGCAGCACCTCGACAGCACCAGCAGGAGGAGCCACCGTTGTTCCGCCCACATCTGCTGCAGTAACTCGTCCTG CTTCGGTAGGCAGTGCAGTTGCCGCCGTCGGAGATACGGCCGCCTCACCATCAGGAGAAGCTGCCCCAATTGCTTCAACCACGCCAGCTGCTCCGCTACAAACTGTTTTGCCGACATCCACACCCACTCCTCGCGGAGACTCGAACAACCTGCGTTCGCAACTGCGCACCTTCCTCAACGACAGCCTGTTTGTCGGAGTACCCATCAACGAGCAGACTATTCCGGGGGCCATTGGTCGCGCACTAGACTGGTTCGGGGAGAGCCTGGTCTACCTGCCGCAGTACGAGCGTCCGGAGTACAACTCGCGCGACTCTGTGTGCAACATCCTGCGTGTCAGCCTCCGTTTGATCATCGAGCTTTGTAATGGAGCTCCGGCCGGTGTAGATAGTGCTCAATTCGAGCAAAGTCTCAAACAGATTTGTGACCAATTCCGCAAGCGGCTATACAGCGTTCTCTTCCTGTGCCTTGGAAGCGCGAATGCGGAGCTCTATTGGCGCCAGCTAATGCGCCTCCTTTGCGCACCGATGCGATCCA ACTTCCGCAACGAAGCCCTGCAGTTTTTGTGCATCTACATAGACCCCACGATTCCCGCCCAAACTGACACAGTGGATGCCCAACAGTTCCTGGTCTTGCGCAGCATTCAAGCAGCTCCTCCAACAGCTGCCGACGAG cagcagctgcaagaGCAAACTCTGGACACGGATGTTGAGATGTCCGAAGTGACCgccagcggcagcaacagttCACCGGCAGACGAGCTACCAGCTGTGATTGTGGGCTCAGAGCCTTGGCACATGAGTTTCCCCAATGATTGGTTGCCTGTGATAACGCGCGACCTACAGACCCAGGCAGAG CAGAGTAATCGTCCCCAGCCGCCCTTCTCGGATGCCTACATCTCGGGCATGTCCGCCAAGCGCCGCAAGATAATTCAGTCGGAAAAGCCGACTGCCAGCGTGGAGTGTCTCATTGCTAATGGAGTGCAGAGGGCTATCCAGAGCGTCGGCTTGGGTGGAAGCAATGGTGGTAGCGCCTTAAACGCGTCGATCAGTATGGATACCGTAATCGGATCCATTGCTCACGACTCCACCATTCAGGCCGCCTACACGGATGCGGTGCGCAATAGTTTAAAAGAGCGTACCGAGCGGGATGTGGATTTTAAGACCAGCAAGTATCCGCAGATTGCCAAGTTCACCGAGCAAAAGTAG
- the CG7546 gene encoding uncharacterized protein, isoform E — MLINLKVKTLDARIHEFSIDNELTIRQFKDQIAEKTNIAAENQRIIYQGRVLVDDKQVKEYDVDGKVLHVAERPPFSQRGANARNNDEPMRTFRNVARPPPPGMRTSPYFRALDGMLVGTMAIPVNNGPVAGTRPPPNRYPNSSSFCINRITVALHMIDCADNIAAYLENPAVGLNNQSLDILQRGRWSMESTVVEVGVSSTDLPRNNNIIDMVQDAVTAALSHTGARNYTVVQLPTVYTNENGETSQQRTAEAITSEGAASGAASNASGETTAATVIIEDVIETDDEVADGASDRSVTPTPEPEAEGAVGGQQVTAAETPTSSVGSANDAAAEGGNNSGPRRRTRPQVLAQVIQHYRGVQARLAPFVDRYYEILQNDPTFEESDTDGRENAQRIFDRVSEAFHYLSHAQHAISDLMLDLSQPGPRVLTCRPILVEQSGYIRSNNIFTPNFLAPPSGIINEPFRNRAPGSASAAGTQTATTAGTQTPTSAGTPTAVAPSQAANLQAATDASRSAAAMAEIASRAAGAAAEMAAGAASAAAGAANAAAAAARDLSSDQVEDPIDEPMVGPNAAGAETLAQEQQRLEMDPQLEMARIIQAMVNGQRPNDIHVEFNAPNVMSINLPVHVMTTVRQAPAAGSNETADQSASESSSPESAPASGNGESPNAASTSSGTRSGDQRANTLPTTATQTRSTSRPQIQIGGNNNWGGRIAPTHTAFDRFLPCNSHHIREPEQLLQNNSTSRSTSTAPAGGATVVPPTSAAVTRPVTTGRIQRGSNTIRPMWSSRRQRPASEQLSNLGPAAWAQAQTQTTHIPSAHVGAGSTNGAGVGAGRVRPVGGSTINRDRLATRTAHVGGGSTNGGLPSGRRGRLQAATSRLSRHLPTQLANFLINNMRNNAPTASVGSAVAAVGDTAASPSGEAAPIASTTPAAPLQTVLPTSTPTPRGDSNNLRSQLRTFLNDSLFVGVPINEQTIPGAIGRALDWFGESLVYLPQYERPEYNSRDSVCNILRVSLRLIIELCNGAPAGVDSAQFEQSLKQICDQFRKRLYSVLFLCLGSANAELYWRQLMRLLCAPMRSNFRNEALQFLCIYIDPTIPAQTDTVDAQQFLVLRSIQAAPPTAADEQLQEQTLDTDVEMSEVTASGSNSSPADELPAVIVGSEPWHMSFPNDWLPVITRDLQTQAEQSNRPQPPFSDAYISGMSAKRRKIIQSEKPTASVECLIANGVQRAIQSVGLGGSNGGSALNASISMDTVIGSIAHDSTIQAAYTDAVRNSLKERTERDVDFKTSKYPQIAKFTEQK; from the exons ATGCTCATAAACCTTAAGGTGAAGACCTTAGATGCGCGCATCCACGAATTCAGCATCGACAATGAG CTCACCATCCGCCAGTTCAAGGACCAAATAGCCGAGAAGACTAACATTGCGGCGGAAAACCAGCGTATCATCTACCAGGGTCGCGTTCTGGTCGATGATAAGCAGGTGAAGGAATATG ATGTGGATGGCAAGGTGCTCCATGTGGCCGAACGACCACCATTCTCGCAGCGCGGAGCCAATGCCCGCAACAATGATGAACCCATGCGAACCTTCCGCAATGTGGCACGTCCGCCGCCGCCCGGAATGCGTACTTCTCCGTACTTCCGCGCCCTCGATGGAATGCTGGTGGGCACCATGGCCATACCGGTGAACAATGGTCCAGTAGCTGGG ACACGTCCTCCACCGAATCGTTATCCCAACTCGTCGTCCTTCTGCATTAACCGCATCACGGTCGCCCTGCACATGATCGATTGCGCTGACAATATAGCAGCTTATCTGGAAAATCCTGCCGTTGGCCTGAACAATCAATCACTGGACATTCTGCAGCGCGGTCGCTGGTCGATGGAGTCCACAGTCGTGGAAGTAGGTGTCTCCTCGACTGATCTGCCACGCAACAATAACATCATCGATATGGTCCAAGATGCCGTGACCGCTGCTCTTTCGCATACAGGAGCACGCAACTATACGGTGGTTCAGCTGCCCACGGTTTATACCAATGAGAATGGCGAGACGAGCCAGCAGAGAACAGCCGAAGCTATAACAAGTGAGGGAGCAGCCAGTGGAGCTGCAAGTAATGCTAGTGGTGAAACCACAGCTGCTACTGTGATTATCGAGGATGTTATCGAAACGGACGACGAAGTGGCCGATGGAGCATCAGATCGTTCGGTCACGCCAACACCAGAGCCGGAGGCGGAAGGAGCAGTTGGTGGCCAGCAAGTCACTGCAGCAGAGACTCCCACATCCTCGGTTGGATCAGCAAATGACGCGGCTGCCGAAGGCGGCAACAACTCAGGACCCAGGCGACGCACTCGTCCTCAGGTGTTGGCCCAAGTTATTCAGCACTATCGTGGCGTACAGGCTCGCTTGGCGCCTTTTGTTGATCGGTACTATGAGATTCTCCAGAATGATCCCACTTTTGAGGAGAGT GACACCGATGGTCGCGAGAACGCACAGCGCATCTTCGATCGCGTCTCGGAGGCTTTCCACTACCTTTCGCACGCCCAGCACGCTATATCCGATTTAATGCTTGACCTGTCGCAGCCAGGGCCACGTGTGCTCACCTGCCGACCCATTCTCGTTGAGCAGAGCGGTTACATACGCTCCAATAACATCTTCACGCCCAACTTTTTGGCACCGCCCTCGGGTATTATCAACGAGCCTTTCCGCAATAGAGCACCTGGTTCTGCCTCTGCAGCTGGCACTCAAACGGCCACCACAGCGGGCACTCAAACGCCCACCAGCGCGGGCACTCCAACTGCTGTGGCACCTTCGCAGGCTGCCAATTTGCAGGCGGCCACCGATGCCAGTCGCAGTGCAGCGGCCATGGCGGAGATCGCCAGTCGAGCTGCTGGAGCCGCTGCGGAAATGGCTGCCGGAGCTGCCAGTGCGGCTGCTGGAGCTGCGAATGcggctgccgccgccgctcgCGATTTATCCAGTGATCAAGTAGAGGATCCCATCGACGAGCCTATGGTGGGGCCAAATGCTGCAGGTGCTGAAACACTAGCACAAGAGCAACAGCGTCTCGAAATGG ATCCCCAATTGGAAATGGCCCGAATTATTCAGGCAATGGTCAATGGTCAACGACCGAACGATATCCATGTGGAATTCAATGCCCCCAACGTCATGTCGATTAACTTGCCCGTGCATGTGATGACGACCGTGCGACAGGCTCCGGCAGCTGGATCGAACGAAACAGCAGATCAGTCTGCGTCCGAATCCTCCTCCCCTGAAAGTGCGCCTGCGTCGGGCAATGGAGAGTCTCCAAATGCAGCTTCAACATCAAGTGGAACACGCAGTGGCGATCAGAGGGCCAATACCTTGCCCACCACGGCCACCCAAACGCGCTCGACATCAAGACCACAGATTCAGATTGGCGGAAACAACAACTGGGGCGGACGCATTGCTCCGACACACACGGCATTCGACCGCTTTCTGCCTTGCAATAGTCATCACATTCGGGAACCAGAGCAGCTGCTCCAAAACAACAGTACCAGTCGCAGCACCTCGACAGCACCAGCAGGAGGAGCCACCGTTGTTCCGCCCACATCTGCTGCAGTAACTCGTCCTG TCACCACTGGTCGCATCCAACGCGGCAGTAACACAATCCGCCCAATGTGGTCGTCGCGTCGCCAGCGACCAGCCAGCGAGCAACTAAGCAACCTGGGACCGGCAGCCTGGGCGCAGGCGCAGACCCAAACAACTCATATACCAAGTGCCCACGTTGGTGCTGGCAGTACCAATGGGGCCGGAGTCGGAGCCGGGAGAGTGCGGCCCGTTGGAGGATCGACCATCAATCGTGATCGGCTGGCGACTCGAACGGCCCACGTTGGCGGTGGCAGCACCAACGGAGGCTTGCCCTCTGGCCGAAGGGGGCGACTACAGGCCGCCACCAGTCGCCTGTCCAGACATTTACCCACCCAACTCGCTAATTTTTTGATTAATAATATGAGAAATAATGCGCCAACAGCTTCGGTAGGCAGTGCAGTTGCCGCCGTCGGAGATACGGCCGCCTCACCATCAGGAGAAGCTGCCCCAATTGCTTCAACCACGCCAGCTGCTCCGCTACAAACTGTTTTGCCGACATCCACACCCACTCCTCGCGGAGACTCGAACAACCTGCGTTCGCAACTGCGCACCTTCCTCAACGACAGCCTGTTTGTCGGAGTACCCATCAACGAGCAGACTATTCCGGGGGCCATTGGTCGCGCACTAGACTGGTTCGGGGAGAGCCTGGTCTACCTGCCGCAGTACGAGCGTCCGGAGTACAACTCGCGCGACTCTGTGTGCAACATCCTGCGTGTCAGCCTCCGTTTGATCATCGAGCTTTGTAATGGAGCTCCGGCCGGTGTAGATAGTGCTCAATTCGAGCAAAGTCTCAAACAGATTTGTGACCAATTCCGCAAGCGGCTATACAGCGTTCTCTTCCTGTGCCTTGGAAGCGCGAATGCGGAGCTCTATTGGCGCCAGCTAATGCGCCTCCTTTGCGCACCGATGCGATCCA ACTTCCGCAACGAAGCCCTGCAGTTTTTGTGCATCTACATAGACCCCACGATTCCCGCCCAAACTGACACAGTGGATGCCCAACAGTTCCTGGTCTTGCGCAGCATTCAAGCAGCTCCTCCAACAGCTGCCGACGAG cagctgcaagaGCAAACTCTGGACACGGATGTTGAGATGTCCGAAGTGACCgccagcggcagcaacagttCACCGGCAGACGAGCTACCAGCTGTGATTGTGGGCTCAGAGCCTTGGCACATGAGTTTCCCCAATGATTGGTTGCCTGTGATAACGCGCGACCTACAGACCCAGGCAGAG CAGAGTAATCGTCCCCAGCCGCCCTTCTCGGATGCCTACATCTCGGGCATGTCCGCCAAGCGCCGCAAGATAATTCAGTCGGAAAAGCCGACTGCCAGCGTGGAGTGTCTCATTGCTAATGGAGTGCAGAGGGCTATCCAGAGCGTCGGCTTGGGTGGAAGCAATGGTGGTAGCGCCTTAAACGCGTCGATCAGTATGGATACCGTAATCGGATCCATTGCTCACGACTCCACCATTCAGGCCGCCTACACGGATGCGGTGCGCAATAGTTTAAAAGAGCGTACCGAGCGGGATGTGGATTTTAAGACCAGCAAGTATCCGCAGATTGCCAAGTTCACCGAGCAAAAGTAG
- the CG7546 gene encoding uncharacterized protein, isoform F, with the protein MLINLKVKTLDARIHEFSIDNELTIRQFKDQIAEKTNIAAENQRIIYQGRVLVDDKQVKEYDVDGKVLHVAERPPFSQRGANARNNDEPMRTFRNVARPPPPGMRTSPYFRALDGMLVGTMAIPVNNGPVAGQTRPPPNRYPNSSSFCINRITVALHMIDCADNIAAYLENPAVGLNNQSLDILQRGRWSMESTVVEVGVSSTDLPRNNNIIDMVQDAVTAALSHTGARNYTVVQLPTVYTNENGETSQQRTAEAITSEGAASGAASNASGETTAATVIIEDVIETDDEVADGASDRSVTPTPEPEAEGAVGGQQVTAAETPTSSVGSANDAAAEGGNNSGPRRRTRPQVLAQVIQHYRGVQARLAPFVDRYYEILQNDPTFEESDTDGRENAQRIFDRVSEAFHYLSHAQHAISDLMLDLSQPGPRVLTCRPILVEQSGYIRSNNIFTPNFLAPPSGIINEPFRNRAPGSASAAGTQTATTAGTQTPTSAGTPTAVAPSQAANLQAATDASRSAAAMAEIASRAAGAAAEMAAGAASAAAGAANAAAAAARDLSSDQVEDPIDEPMVGPNAAGAETLAQEQQRLEMDPQLEMARIIQAMVNGQRPNDIHVEFNAPNVMSINLPVHVMTTVRQAPAAGSNETADQSASESSSPESAPASGNGESPNAASTSSGTRSGDQRANTLPTTATQTRSTSRPQIQIGGNNNWGGRIAPTHTAFDRFLPCNSHHIREPEQLLQNNSTSRSTSTAPAGGATVVPPTSAAVTRPASVGSAVAAVGDTAASPSGEAAPIASTTPAAPLQTVLPTSTPTPRGDSNNLRSQLRTFLNDSLFVGVPINEQTIPGAIGRALDWFGESLVYLPQYERPEYNSRDSVCNILRVSLRLIIELCNGAPAGVDSAQFEQSLKQICDQFRKRLYSVLFLCLGSANAELYWRQLMRLLCAPMRSNFRNEALQFLCIYIDPTIPAQTDTVDAQQFLVLRSIQAAPPTAADEQQLQEQTLDTDVEMSEVTASGSNSSPADELPAVIVGSEPWHMSFPNDWLPVITRDLQTQAEQSNRPQPPFSDAYISGMSAKRRKIIQSEKPTASVECLIANGVQRAIQSVGLGGSNGGSALNASISMDTVIGSIAHDSTIQAAYTDAVRNSLKERTERDVDFKTSKYPQIAKFTEQK; encoded by the exons ATGCTCATAAACCTTAAGGTGAAGACCTTAGATGCGCGCATCCACGAATTCAGCATCGACAATGAG CTCACCATCCGCCAGTTCAAGGACCAAATAGCCGAGAAGACTAACATTGCGGCGGAAAACCAGCGTATCATCTACCAGGGTCGCGTTCTGGTCGATGATAAGCAGGTGAAGGAATATG ATGTGGATGGCAAGGTGCTCCATGTGGCCGAACGACCACCATTCTCGCAGCGCGGAGCCAATGCCCGCAACAATGATGAACCCATGCGAACCTTCCGCAATGTGGCACGTCCGCCGCCGCCCGGAATGCGTACTTCTCCGTACTTCCGCGCCCTCGATGGAATGCTGGTGGGCACCATGGCCATACCGGTGAACAATGGTCCAGTAGCTGGG CAGACACGTCCTCCACCGAATCGTTATCCCAACTCGTCGTCCTTCTGCATTAACCGCATCACGGTCGCCCTGCACATGATCGATTGCGCTGACAATATAGCAGCTTATCTGGAAAATCCTGCCGTTGGCCTGAACAATCAATCACTGGACATTCTGCAGCGCGGTCGCTGGTCGATGGAGTCCACAGTCGTGGAAGTAGGTGTCTCCTCGACTGATCTGCCACGCAACAATAACATCATCGATATGGTCCAAGATGCCGTGACCGCTGCTCTTTCGCATACAGGAGCACGCAACTATACGGTGGTTCAGCTGCCCACGGTTTATACCAATGAGAATGGCGAGACGAGCCAGCAGAGAACAGCCGAAGCTATAACAAGTGAGGGAGCAGCCAGTGGAGCTGCAAGTAATGCTAGTGGTGAAACCACAGCTGCTACTGTGATTATCGAGGATGTTATCGAAACGGACGACGAAGTGGCCGATGGAGCATCAGATCGTTCGGTCACGCCAACACCAGAGCCGGAGGCGGAAGGAGCAGTTGGTGGCCAGCAAGTCACTGCAGCAGAGACTCCCACATCCTCGGTTGGATCAGCAAATGACGCGGCTGCCGAAGGCGGCAACAACTCAGGACCCAGGCGACGCACTCGTCCTCAGGTGTTGGCCCAAGTTATTCAGCACTATCGTGGCGTACAGGCTCGCTTGGCGCCTTTTGTTGATCGGTACTATGAGATTCTCCAGAATGATCCCACTTTTGAGGAGAGT GACACCGATGGTCGCGAGAACGCACAGCGCATCTTCGATCGCGTCTCGGAGGCTTTCCACTACCTTTCGCACGCCCAGCACGCTATATCCGATTTAATGCTTGACCTGTCGCAGCCAGGGCCACGTGTGCTCACCTGCCGACCCATTCTCGTTGAGCAGAGCGGTTACATACGCTCCAATAACATCTTCACGCCCAACTTTTTGGCACCGCCCTCGGGTATTATCAACGAGCCTTTCCGCAATAGAGCACCTGGTTCTGCCTCTGCAGCTGGCACTCAAACGGCCACCACAGCGGGCACTCAAACGCCCACCAGCGCGGGCACTCCAACTGCTGTGGCACCTTCGCAGGCTGCCAATTTGCAGGCGGCCACCGATGCCAGTCGCAGTGCAGCGGCCATGGCGGAGATCGCCAGTCGAGCTGCTGGAGCCGCTGCGGAAATGGCTGCCGGAGCTGCCAGTGCGGCTGCTGGAGCTGCGAATGcggctgccgccgccgctcgCGATTTATCCAGTGATCAAGTAGAGGATCCCATCGACGAGCCTATGGTGGGGCCAAATGCTGCAGGTGCTGAAACACTAGCACAAGAGCAACAGCGTCTCGAAATGG ATCCCCAATTGGAAATGGCCCGAATTATTCAGGCAATGGTCAATGGTCAACGACCGAACGATATCCATGTGGAATTCAATGCCCCCAACGTCATGTCGATTAACTTGCCCGTGCATGTGATGACGACCGTGCGACAGGCTCCGGCAGCTGGATCGAACGAAACAGCAGATCAGTCTGCGTCCGAATCCTCCTCCCCTGAAAGTGCGCCTGCGTCGGGCAATGGAGAGTCTCCAAATGCAGCTTCAACATCAAGTGGAACACGCAGTGGCGATCAGAGGGCCAATACCTTGCCCACCACGGCCACCCAAACGCGCTCGACATCAAGACCACAGATTCAGATTGGCGGAAACAACAACTGGGGCGGACGCATTGCTCCGACACACACGGCATTCGACCGCTTTCTGCCTTGCAATAGTCATCACATTCGGGAACCAGAGCAGCTGCTCCAAAACAACAGTACCAGTCGCAGCACCTCGACAGCACCAGCAGGAGGAGCCACCGTTGTTCCGCCCACATCTGCTGCAGTAACTCGTCCTG CTTCGGTAGGCAGTGCAGTTGCCGCCGTCGGAGATACGGCCGCCTCACCATCAGGAGAAGCTGCCCCAATTGCTTCAACCACGCCAGCTGCTCCGCTACAAACTGTTTTGCCGACATCCACACCCACTCCTCGCGGAGACTCGAACAACCTGCGTTCGCAACTGCGCACCTTCCTCAACGACAGCCTGTTTGTCGGAGTACCCATCAACGAGCAGACTATTCCGGGGGCCATTGGTCGCGCACTAGACTGGTTCGGGGAGAGCCTGGTCTACCTGCCGCAGTACGAGCGTCCGGAGTACAACTCGCGCGACTCTGTGTGCAACATCCTGCGTGTCAGCCTCCGTTTGATCATCGAGCTTTGTAATGGAGCTCCGGCCGGTGTAGATAGTGCTCAATTCGAGCAAAGTCTCAAACAGATTTGTGACCAATTCCGCAAGCGGCTATACAGCGTTCTCTTCCTGTGCCTTGGAAGCGCGAATGCGGAGCTCTATTGGCGCCAGCTAATGCGCCTCCTTTGCGCACCGATGCGATCCA ACTTCCGCAACGAAGCCCTGCAGTTTTTGTGCATCTACATAGACCCCACGATTCCCGCCCAAACTGACACAGTGGATGCCCAACAGTTCCTGGTCTTGCGCAGCATTCAAGCAGCTCCTCCAACAGCTGCCGACGAG cagcagctgcaagaGCAAACTCTGGACACGGATGTTGAGATGTCCGAAGTGACCgccagcggcagcaacagttCACCGGCAGACGAGCTACCAGCTGTGATTGTGGGCTCAGAGCCTTGGCACATGAGTTTCCCCAATGATTGGTTGCCTGTGATAACGCGCGACCTACAGACCCAGGCAGAG CAGAGTAATCGTCCCCAGCCGCCCTTCTCGGATGCCTACATCTCGGGCATGTCCGCCAAGCGCCGCAAGATAATTCAGTCGGAAAAGCCGACTGCCAGCGTGGAGTGTCTCATTGCTAATGGAGTGCAGAGGGCTATCCAGAGCGTCGGCTTGGGTGGAAGCAATGGTGGTAGCGCCTTAAACGCGTCGATCAGTATGGATACCGTAATCGGATCCATTGCTCACGACTCCACCATTCAGGCCGCCTACACGGATGCGGTGCGCAATAGTTTAAAAGAGCGTACCGAGCGGGATGTGGATTTTAAGACCAGCAAGTATCCGCAGATTGCCAAGTTCACCGAGCAAAAGTAG